Proteins from a single region of Dysosmobacter acutus:
- a CDS encoding S-layer homology domain-containing protein, translated as MRKFLCRATSLILAAVLASASLSAAASYAMGDDLTSVSTGLHEQTQLNTSVFWSSAYSDLRTENVVTYVPSESVTPIVTYGGAITQRSTVSATAKALEAQGYRVVAGINGDFYNTGNGVPIGLVITEGQIRTGASAYHAIGFCADGTAVLGKPGIKYSVDLGQNASGQTVVRSIADVNKARLSEGGIYLYTYDFNARHTNGTTEPGVDVVCSIVEGSLSIGTEMTLQVEQVLTDASATAVGADSVVLSANNKTGAYYTDALKNLMPGQTLTLSVTASDTRWNDVEYAVGALYSLVSGGVVASSLPSGQAPRTAIGQKADGTLVFYTVDGRKSGHSIGATLSQVGQRMVELGCVTALGLDGGGSTTLSVTSPDTTSASTINSPSEGSERSVSNHVFLVASSSSTGILSHYYVKPESSYALTGSTVKVSASGVDTNYIPMDAGYDLSSTDGTVENGAVVLPAYSGDVTVTASGDGRSGSAVIHTVDTVDSLSISGPAGALSAVTIAPGESVQLIPKATYNHLSLFSSASAYTWSISGDVGTVDADGKFTASLQPATGTLTVSGGGKSVSVPIRVTSLSLNTLEDFEEGLPDWSASTSGTALERNTNVETVRFGKASGALSYALDEATSSASLFLTSLHFKANYNRLNLWVYGDGSGNTLSATTFDGVNYGSVTLSTLDFTGWKQLSVKLPEGAASVTDLTVSGTTPSGTIYLDQIVCSYNDIVDQTAPAVTASLAGTALSGAVSDEVDGLLPKANISVTVDGKAVSFNYNESTGAVSATVAVGDGNGHRVSIIATDASGNVRRASADAASTAQAPHFSDTANYWASAYVDYLYTSGITTGYADGTFRPSRNISRQEFAVMLYRYLGLSASQYESVELPFADLGQIGDFALTAVKALYTEGILNGTMGSDGRLYFNPASSITRAQAAAMMGRTQPKGYTESALSFTDTAAIPAYASYYVSTMVSQGVISGYEDGSFKPNSPISRGQMAKILYNLL; from the coding sequence ATGAGAAAGTTCCTGTGCAGAGCAACATCCCTGATCCTGGCGGCGGTGCTGGCCAGCGCATCGCTGTCCGCAGCGGCATCCTACGCCATGGGTGACGACCTGACCAGCGTCTCCACCGGTCTGCATGAGCAGACGCAGCTGAACACCAGCGTGTTCTGGAGCAGCGCGTACTCCGATCTGCGGACGGAGAACGTGGTGACCTACGTTCCCAGCGAATCCGTCACGCCCATCGTCACCTACGGCGGCGCGATCACCCAGCGCTCCACCGTCTCCGCCACCGCAAAAGCGCTGGAAGCCCAGGGCTACCGGGTGGTCGCCGGGATCAACGGCGATTTTTACAACACAGGAAACGGCGTTCCCATCGGCCTCGTGATCACAGAGGGGCAGATCCGCACCGGCGCCTCCGCCTATCATGCCATCGGCTTTTGCGCCGACGGCACCGCGGTGCTTGGAAAGCCGGGTATCAAGTACTCCGTCGACCTGGGGCAGAACGCCTCCGGCCAGACCGTCGTCCGCTCCATTGCCGACGTGAACAAGGCCCGTCTCTCCGAGGGCGGCATCTACCTCTATACATACGATTTCAACGCCAGGCACACCAACGGCACCACTGAGCCGGGCGTGGACGTGGTCTGCTCCATTGTGGAGGGCTCTTTGTCCATCGGCACGGAGATGACCCTCCAGGTGGAGCAGGTGCTCACCGACGCCTCGGCCACCGCTGTGGGCGCCGACAGTGTGGTGCTCTCCGCCAACAACAAGACCGGCGCCTACTACACAGACGCACTGAAAAATCTGATGCCGGGCCAGACGCTGACATTGTCCGTCACCGCCTCCGACACCCGCTGGAATGATGTGGAGTACGCCGTGGGAGCCCTCTACTCCCTTGTTTCAGGCGGCGTGGTTGCCTCCAGCCTTCCCAGCGGACAGGCGCCCCGCACCGCCATCGGCCAGAAGGCCGACGGTACGCTGGTATTCTACACCGTGGACGGCCGCAAGAGCGGCCACAGCATCGGCGCCACGCTGTCCCAGGTGGGTCAGCGGATGGTGGAATTGGGCTGCGTCACCGCCCTTGGCCTGGACGGCGGCGGCTCCACCACGCTCTCCGTCACCTCTCCGGACACCACCTCCGCCTCCACCATCAACTCCCCTTCCGAGGGGTCGGAGCGGTCCGTGTCCAACCATGTGTTCCTGGTGGCCTCCAGCTCCTCCACTGGCATTCTGAGCCACTATTATGTCAAGCCCGAAAGCTCCTACGCCCTCACCGGCAGCACGGTCAAGGTGTCCGCTTCCGGCGTGGACACCAATTATATCCCCATGGACGCGGGCTATGACCTGTCCTCCACCGACGGCACCGTTGAAAACGGCGCCGTGGTCCTGCCCGCCTACAGCGGCGACGTCACCGTCACCGCCTCCGGAGATGGCCGCAGCGGCAGCGCGGTCATTCACACGGTGGACACGGTGGACAGCCTCAGCATCTCCGGCCCCGCCGGAGCCCTTTCGGCGGTGACCATCGCCCCGGGGGAGAGCGTCCAGTTGATTCCCAAGGCCACGTATAACCACCTCTCCCTCTTCTCCTCTGCCAGCGCCTACACCTGGAGCATCTCCGGTGACGTGGGCACGGTGGATGCCGACGGCAAGTTCACCGCCTCCCTCCAGCCCGCCACCGGCACCCTCACCGTCTCCGGCGGCGGAAAGAGCGTCTCAGTGCCCATCCGCGTGACCTCTTTGTCCCTGAACACCCTGGAGGACTTTGAGGAGGGCCTGCCCGACTGGAGCGCCTCCACCTCCGGCACCGCGCTGGAGCGCAACACCAACGTGGAGACCGTCCGCTTCGGCAAGGCCTCCGGCGCGCTGAGCTATGCCCTGGACGAGGCCACCTCCAGCGCCTCGCTGTTCCTCACTTCCCTTCACTTCAAGGCCAACTACAACCGGCTGAACCTCTGGGTCTACGGCGACGGCTCCGGCAACACCCTCTCCGCCACCACCTTTGACGGCGTCAACTACGGCTCGGTGACGCTGAGCACTCTGGACTTCACCGGCTGGAAGCAGCTCAGCGTCAAGCTGCCCGAGGGCGCCGCGTCCGTCACCGACCTGACCGTCTCCGGCACAACGCCCTCCGGTACCATCTATCTGGATCAGATCGTGTGCTCCTACAACGACATTGTGGATCAGACCGCTCCCGCCGTCACAGCCTCCCTCGCCGGCACGGCTCTGAGCGGCGCCGTGTCCGACGAGGTGGACGGCCTGCTGCCCAAGGCGAACATCTCCGTCACAGTGGACGGCAAGGCGGTTTCCTTCAACTACAACGAATCCACCGGCGCTGTCTCCGCCACCGTGGCGGTGGGCGACGGCAATGGCCATCGGGTGAGCATCATTGCCACTGACGCCTCCGGCAATGTCAGGCGCGCCTCGGCGGACGCGGCCTCCACCGCCCAGGCTCCCCACTTCAGCGACACCGCCAATTACTGGGCCTCCGCCTATGTGGATTACCTCTACACCTCCGGCATCACCACCGGCTATGCCGACGGCACCTTCCGCCCCTCCCGCAACATCTCCCGCCAGGAGTTCGCCGTGATGCTGTACCGCTACCTGGGGCTCAGCGCCAGCCAGTACGAGTCTGTGGAGCTCCCCTTTGCGGACCTGGGTCAAATCGGAGACTTCGCCCTCACTGCGGTGAAGGCGTTGTATACCGAGGGCATCCTCAACGGCACCATGGGTTCCGACGGCCGGCTGTACTTCAATCCCGCCTCCTCCATCACCCGGGCCCAGGCGGCGGCCATGATGGGCCGCACCCAGCCCAAGGGCTACACGGAATCCGCCCTGTCCTTCACCGACACGGCCGCCATTCCCGCCTATGCCTCCTACTATGTCTCCACCATGGTCTCCCAGGGCGTCATCAGCGGCTATGAGGACGGTTCCTTCAAACCCAACTCCCCCATCTCCCGGGGACAAATGGCAAAGATTCTCTACAACCTGCTGTAA
- the hemW gene encoding radical SAM family heme chaperone HemW, protein MKEAKRPLGLYIHIPFCKSKCIYCDFYSLPGREERMDAYAKALCSHLREAAPRARGHSVDSVYFGGGTPSCLGASRLCAILKVVRKHYAVAKDAEITLEANPDSAGSFKDLRALRRCGFNRVSLGMQSADDAELRAIGRIHTMDQVRTAVETARKARFPDVSLDLIYGLPGQTMERWQENLSAAVALDPDHLSCYGLKVEEGTPLYQAKDSLLMPGDDLQADMYLYTVEFLQHMGYRQYEISNFARPGHASRHNLKYWTLQEYAGFGPGAHSDFGGVRYAYGRDLEGYIRGVLTGSPMVSESERIPLTERDTEYIMLRLRTSLGLDVREFERTFRRRFDPLEPLMHRFAQAGYALEEDGRWHLTATGFLVSNQIIGALLEALSADKARRASAREQGDFRVEC, encoded by the coding sequence ATGAAAGAGGCAAAACGCCCCCTGGGGCTTTACATTCACATCCCCTTTTGCAAAAGCAAGTGCATCTACTGTGACTTCTACTCCCTGCCGGGGCGGGAAGAGCGGATGGATGCGTACGCCAAGGCCCTCTGCTCCCATCTGAGGGAGGCCGCTCCCCGTGCCCGGGGCCACAGCGTGGACAGCGTCTATTTCGGCGGGGGAACCCCCTCCTGTTTGGGAGCATCCCGGCTGTGCGCTATTTTAAAGGTCGTCCGGAAGCACTACGCCGTGGCGAAAGACGCCGAGATCACCTTGGAGGCCAACCCCGACTCCGCCGGCAGCTTCAAGGACCTGCGCGCCCTGCGGCGCTGCGGCTTCAACCGCGTCTCCCTTGGGATGCAGTCCGCAGACGACGCGGAACTGCGCGCCATCGGCCGCATCCACACCATGGACCAGGTCCGCACCGCCGTGGAAACCGCCCGGAAGGCCCGTTTCCCCGATGTGTCGCTGGACCTGATCTACGGCCTGCCGGGGCAGACCATGGAGCGCTGGCAGGAGAACCTCTCCGCCGCCGTGGCCCTGGACCCGGACCACCTGAGCTGCTATGGGCTGAAGGTGGAGGAGGGCACGCCCCTCTATCAGGCCAAAGACAGCCTTCTCATGCCCGGGGACGACCTGCAGGCGGACATGTACCTCTACACGGTGGAGTTTTTGCAGCACATGGGATACCGGCAGTACGAGATTTCCAACTTTGCCCGCCCGGGCCATGCCTCACGCCACAACCTGAAGTACTGGACGCTGCAGGAGTACGCGGGCTTCGGCCCCGGAGCCCACTCGGATTTCGGCGGCGTCCGCTACGCCTACGGCCGGGACCTGGAGGGCTACATCCGGGGCGTTCTGACCGGTTCGCCCATGGTCAGCGAATCGGAGCGCATCCCGCTTACGGAGCGGGACACAGAGTACATCATGCTGCGGCTGCGGACATCCCTTGGGCTGGATGTGAGGGAGTTCGAGCGGACCTTCCGCCGGCGCTTTGATCCGCTGGAACCGCTGATGCACCGCTTTGCCCAGGCCGGCTACGCCCTTGAGGAGGACGGCCGGTGGCACCTGACGGCCACGGGCTTTCTTGTCTCCAACCAGATCATTGGCGCGCTGCTGGAGGCTCTTTCGGCGGACAAGGCCCGCCGCGCCAGCGCCCGGGAACAGGGTGATTTTCGGGTGGAGTGCTGA
- the spoVAC gene encoding stage V sporulation protein AC, translating to MTPKEYQSYVKQKQKKSPLAKNMLLAFVIGGAICVLGQLIMNGFSALGLGKEDAGTATSVSLVFLSALATGVNLYNKLARFGGAGTLVPITGFANAVVSPAIDFKSEGIITGMATKMFLIAGPVIVFGVTASVIYGVILCLMGA from the coding sequence ATGACACCTAAGGAGTACCAGTCCTATGTCAAGCAAAAGCAAAAAAAATCCCCCCTGGCCAAGAACATGCTTCTGGCCTTTGTCATCGGCGGAGCCATCTGCGTGCTGGGGCAGCTGATTATGAACGGCTTCAGCGCGCTGGGCCTGGGGAAGGAGGACGCGGGGACCGCCACGTCCGTGTCCCTGGTGTTTCTCTCCGCGCTGGCCACTGGAGTGAACCTTTACAACAAGTTGGCGCGGTTCGGTGGGGCGGGCACGCTGGTGCCTATCACCGGCTTTGCCAACGCGGTGGTCTCGCCGGCCATTGACTTCAAAAGCGAGGGCATCATTACCGGCATGGCCACCAAGATGTTCCTCATCGCCGGACCGGTGATCGTTTTCGGCGTTACAGCCAGCGTGATTTACGGCGTGATTTTGTGTCTGATGGGGGCATAG
- a CDS encoding RidA family protein gives MKTIHTDLAPAAVGPYSQAKATEQFVFTSGQIPLDPVTGALVGDDIAAQSEQALTNLKAVLEEAGSDCSKVLKTTCFLTDMGNFAAFNEVYAKYFPDRPARSCFAVVALPKGALVEVEAVAEL, from the coding sequence ATGAAGACCATCCACACCGACCTGGCCCCCGCGGCAGTGGGCCCCTACTCCCAGGCAAAAGCCACCGAACAGTTCGTGTTCACCTCCGGCCAGATCCCCTTGGACCCTGTCACGGGCGCCCTGGTGGGCGATGACATCGCGGCTCAGAGCGAGCAGGCGCTGACCAATCTGAAGGCGGTTCTGGAAGAGGCGGGATCCGACTGCTCCAAGGTGCTGAAGACCACCTGCTTCCTCACCGACATGGGGAACTTTGCCGCATTCAACGAGGTGTATGCCAAGTATTTCCCCGACCGGCCCGCCCGCTCCTGCTTTGCCGTCGTCGCTCTGCCAAAGGGCGCGCTGGTGGAAGTGGAGGCAGTCGCGGAGCTGTAA
- a CDS encoding LysM peptidoglycan-binding domain-containing protein — MKKFITLFLALALSMGLAVPALAAETDQKIAVGDQTYERVLQAILSQTEDQPVSLRLESDILMTAPVVIGSSDYDGLFGGIVITVPSHDIAIDLNGFALTGPESGPIFTVQNGYTLTVLDSSDAQTGKLVSQSEKPVIEEEGGIYVPVRSTAPTESTTPTESTAPAVPDAPSSYTVKKGDTWGTICINFYGSNAQRCALQKANKYVKLTAGTVITLPEKLGKAVLIPAPVAGEGETLYTIKYGDSLGSIAKAAYGDMMKYKAIFERNSDRLKNANTIYEGQVIVLPAK; from the coding sequence ATGAAAAAATTTATAACTCTTTTTCTGGCCCTCGCCCTGTCCATGGGTTTGGCCGTCCCCGCCCTTGCCGCGGAAACGGACCAGAAGATTGCCGTGGGTGATCAGACCTATGAGCGTGTGCTTCAAGCGATTCTGTCTCAGACCGAGGATCAGCCTGTCTCCCTGCGGCTGGAGAGCGACATATTGATGACAGCCCCTGTGGTGATCGGATCCAGCGATTATGACGGACTGTTCGGCGGCATAGTCATAACTGTGCCCTCCCACGACATTGCCATTGACCTGAATGGCTTTGCTCTAACCGGGCCGGAGAGCGGTCCGATCTTCACGGTGCAGAACGGCTATACTCTGACTGTCTTGGACAGCTCCGATGCCCAAACCGGGAAGTTGGTATCACAAAGTGAGAAGCCGGTGATCGAGGAGGAGGGAGGCATCTATGTCCCTGTGCGGTCCACCGCCCCCACCGAATCCACAACTCCCACTGAGTCCACCGCTCCCGCCGTCCCTGACGCCCCCAGCAGCTACACCGTGAAAAAGGGCGACACCTGGGGAACCATCTGCATCAACTTCTACGGCAGTAACGCTCAGCGCTGCGCCCTGCAGAAGGCCAACAAATATGTCAAGCTGACCGCCGGCACCGTAATCACCCTGCCCGAGAAGCTGGGTAAGGCCGTTCTCATCCCCGCCCCCGTGGCCGGTGAGGGCGAGACCCTGTACACAATTAAGTACGGCGACAGCTTGGGCTCCATCGCCAAGGCCGCCTATGGTGATATGATGAAGTACAAGGCCATCTTTGAGCGCAATTCCGACCGCCTGAAGAACGCCAACACTATCTATGAAGGCCAGGTCATTGTCCTCCCCGCCAAGTAA
- a CDS encoding uridine kinase family protein encodes MSEFTSILLRHAEAYGAMECADAVKLCYQAEFGGEHLLRHAEAALPLIREEYSSAPADAALSEPCGERVSRLYLGPAREAGLPAETVARLFFRSAQERGGSVGGFLQRLSDLKESIDAFPFDLQTLDRFLAGYDFSALPPLRHSESYRRLYRPAYRLISVRYEQLLPLLCAMEDLLRKKGRVVVALDGNCGGGKTTLSELLAPLYDSTLIHMDDFFLPPELRTPERRERGNVHYERFGEEVLTPLIRGEAFEYRRFSCRKGGYCGSVRAEARPVTIIEGTYSCHPYFGPGAYDLRVFVETSPEEQARRIRLRGGEDCYEQFRTLWIPLENQYFAANQTRSQANLIIRT; translated from the coding sequence ATGAGTGAGTTTACATCCATTCTCCTCCGCCACGCCGAAGCCTACGGCGCCATGGAGTGCGCCGACGCCGTTAAGCTTTGCTATCAGGCGGAGTTCGGCGGCGAACACCTGCTGCGCCATGCGGAGGCCGCCCTGCCGCTCATCCGGGAGGAATACTCCTCCGCCCCGGCGGATGCGGCGCTCAGCGAGCCCTGCGGTGAGCGGGTCTCCCGGCTGTATCTGGGGCCCGCCCGGGAGGCGGGGCTGCCGGCGGAGACCGTCGCCCGTCTCTTCTTCCGCTCCGCCCAGGAGCGTGGAGGCAGCGTAGGCGGCTTTTTGCAGCGGCTGTCCGATTTGAAGGAGAGCATAGACGCGTTCCCTTTTGACCTTCAGACTTTGGACCGGTTTTTGGCAGGCTACGACTTCTCCGCCCTTCCACCGCTGCGCCACAGCGAGTCCTACCGGCGGCTGTACCGCCCGGCCTACCGTCTGATCTCCGTCCGGTATGAGCAGCTGCTTCCCCTTCTTTGCGCCATGGAAGACCTGCTGCGGAAGAAAGGGCGGGTGGTCGTGGCCTTAGACGGCAACTGCGGCGGCGGAAAGACCACCCTGTCGGAGCTGCTGGCCCCCCTCTACGACAGCACGCTGATCCATATGGACGACTTCTTCCTGCCGCCGGAGCTGCGCACCCCTGAGCGGCGGGAGCGGGGCAACGTCCACTACGAACGGTTTGGGGAGGAGGTGCTCACGCCCCTTATTCGGGGGGAAGCCTTTGAGTACCGGCGGTTTTCCTGCCGCAAGGGCGGCTACTGTGGCAGCGTCCGCGCGGAGGCAAGGCCCGTCACCATCATAGAGGGGACCTACAGCTGCCACCCCTATTTTGGGCCCGGGGCCTATGATCTGCGGGTATTTGTGGAAACCTCGCCGGAGGAACAGGCCCGGCGCATCCGCCTGCGGGGTGGGGAGGACTGCTATGAGCAGTTCCGCACACTGTGGATTCCGCTGGAGAACCAGTACTTTGCAGCCAACCAGACCCGCTCTCAGGCGAACCTCATCATCCGGACGTAA
- a CDS encoding ECF transporter S component produces MNLKKLTVSALMLALCMVLPFLTGQIPQIGSMLLPMHLPVLLCGFLCGWPYGLAVGFIAPLLRFAMFGMPPIFPTGMAMAFELAAYGAFTGIFYRLLPKKTGMLFVSLILAMAAGRVVWGIAECFLLGLGGFTWAAFVSGAFLNAIPGIILQLVLIPAILIALRKGNLMLDE; encoded by the coding sequence ATGAATCTGAAAAAACTTACGGTATCCGCCCTGATGCTGGCCCTTTGCATGGTGCTCCCCTTCCTCACCGGCCAGATTCCTCAGATAGGCAGCATGCTGCTGCCCATGCACCTGCCCGTGCTGCTGTGCGGCTTCCTGTGCGGCTGGCCCTACGGCCTGGCGGTGGGGTTCATCGCCCCGCTGCTGCGCTTTGCCATGTTTGGCATGCCGCCGATCTTTCCCACCGGTATGGCCATGGCCTTTGAGCTGGCGGCCTATGGCGCCTTCACCGGCATCTTTTACCGCCTGCTGCCCAAGAAGACCGGCATGCTCTTTGTTTCGCTGATTCTGGCCATGGCGGCGGGCCGTGTGGTCTGGGGCATCGCGGAGTGCTTCCTCCTGGGGCTGGGCGGCTTCACCTGGGCCGCCTTTGTCTCCGGCGCCTTTCTCAACGCCATCCCGGGCATCATCTTGCAGCTTGTCCTGATTCCCGCCATCCTGATTGCCCTGCGGAAAGGAAATCTGATGCTTGATGAGTGA
- a CDS encoding DUF6199 family natural product biosynthesis protein, with product MRIRLFPLLALLLALLCACGSLTPSTTYEVSRDGWDFVVDTEQQTITCGGDVFQYTADGRSVEITYPDGSTYFRTYDNMGWHGGWSDGYSEDRYIPGDTLVELISGGAEQPEKSSGNSPFIGLLLLAIGGFNAISPQTSWYLSYGWRFKDAEPSDAALVLGRCGGVLAAVIGFFLLFF from the coding sequence ATGCGAATTCGTCTTTTTCCGCTGCTGGCCCTGCTGCTGGCCCTGCTGTGCGCCTGCGGGAGTCTGACTCCCTCAACCACCTATGAGGTCAGCCGGGACGGCTGGGACTTTGTGGTGGACACTGAGCAGCAGACCATCACCTGCGGCGGCGATGTGTTTCAGTACACTGCGGACGGCCGTTCAGTGGAGATCACCTATCCCGACGGCTCCACCTACTTTCGGACCTACGACAACATGGGCTGGCACGGCGGCTGGAGCGACGGCTACTCAGAGGACCGGTACATCCCCGGCGACACGCTGGTGGAACTGATCTCCGGCGGCGCAGAGCAGCCGGAAAAAAGCTCCGGCAACTCGCCTTTCATCGGCCTGCTTCTTTTGGCCATAGGCGGCTTCAACGCCATTTCGCCACAAACCTCCTGGTACCTCAGCTATGGCTGGCGGTTCAAAGACGCCGAGCCCAGCGACGCCGCGCTGGTTCTTGGCCGCTGCGGCGGCGTGCTTGCCGCAGTCATCGGGTTCTTTCTGTTGTTTTTCTGA
- a CDS encoding DUF5714 domain-containing protein, giving the protein MERGACLVCGKPLRYFDTAREMECVFCHKKFPSNASCEDGHFVCDDCHASKGLAAIRWVCLHSRQTDPVKIAQEIMENPYVYMHGPEHHVLVGSALLTAYHNAGGELDWPAALYEMERRGRQVPGGACGFWGCCGAAASAGMFVSIATGATPLERESWALSNRMTSLVLEQIGRLGGPRCCKRNSFTALVIAVRFVREHLGVEMDLEGPVVCGFSPENQQCLGRRCPYHRLGTGDMI; this is encoded by the coding sequence ATGGAGCGAGGCGCATGTCTTGTATGCGGGAAACCCCTGCGGTATTTTGACACGGCCCGGGAGATGGAGTGCGTGTTCTGCCATAAAAAGTTTCCATCCAACGCCAGCTGCGAGGACGGTCATTTTGTCTGTGATGACTGCCACGCGTCAAAGGGGCTGGCTGCCATCCGCTGGGTCTGCCTGCACAGCAGGCAGACCGATCCGGTGAAGATAGCACAGGAGATCATGGAGAACCCCTATGTCTACATGCATGGGCCGGAGCACCACGTGCTGGTGGGCAGCGCGCTGCTGACCGCGTATCACAACGCCGGAGGAGAGCTGGACTGGCCCGCCGCCCTCTATGAGATGGAGCGCCGGGGACGCCAGGTGCCCGGAGGAGCCTGCGGATTCTGGGGCTGCTGCGGCGCCGCGGCCAGCGCCGGCATGTTCGTCAGCATTGCCACCGGCGCCACGCCGCTGGAGCGGGAGAGCTGGGCGCTTTCCAACCGGATGACCTCCCTGGTGCTGGAGCAGATCGGCCGCCTGGGCGGTCCAAGGTGCTGTAAGCGCAATTCCTTCACCGCGCTGGTGATAGCCGTCCGCTTTGTCCGGGAGCATCTGGGTGTGGAGATGGATTTGGAAGGTCCCGTTGTGTGCGGCTTTTCCCCGGAAAACCAGCAGTGCCTGGGCCGGCGCTGTCCTTACCACCGGCTGGGCACGGGGGATATGATATAG
- a CDS encoding adenylosuccinate synthase: MGHCAIVGINWGDEGKGRMVDLITSDYDVVVRYQGGGNAGHTVVNEFGKFALHLLPSGIFRKDVVNVLGNGVALDCENLWIEMQDVMDKGVALTPENLKVSDRASLLLPWHRDLDGLEEARLKDKKYGSTKQGIAPFYSDKYQKKTVMAGELLYPEHLRRHLADLLEWKNLTLEKVYGAKPYTMEDLERWIAEYGEKIRPYVCDTGAFLRKAQEEGKKVLFEAQLGALRDLDYGIYPYTTSSNAIAAYAPVGSGLPSARIEEVIGVVKAYSTCVGEGPFTAEWFGDEAEELRKAGGEYGAKTGRPRRVGPIDLVATRYGVMMQGATNIALTKLDVLSYMKKIPVCTHYVVDGRETDEFPFPALLDAAKPVVEYVDGWQCDISGARKWEDLPEAARKYVEFIESRIGCRIGYVSVGPERESIVIR; the protein is encoded by the coding sequence ATGGGACATTGCGCGATTGTTGGCATCAACTGGGGCGATGAGGGAAAGGGCCGGATGGTGGATCTCATCACCTCTGACTACGACGTGGTGGTCCGCTATCAGGGCGGCGGAAACGCGGGGCACACCGTGGTGAACGAGTTCGGCAAGTTTGCGCTGCACCTGCTGCCCTCCGGGATTTTCCGCAAGGACGTAGTCAACGTGCTGGGCAACGGCGTGGCGCTTGACTGCGAAAACCTGTGGATTGAGATGCAGGATGTGATGGACAAGGGCGTGGCGCTGACGCCGGAAAACCTGAAGGTCAGCGACCGGGCCTCTTTGCTGCTGCCCTGGCACCGGGATTTGGACGGATTGGAGGAGGCCCGGCTGAAGGACAAGAAGTACGGCTCCACCAAGCAGGGCATCGCTCCATTTTACAGCGACAAGTACCAGAAGAAGACGGTGATGGCCGGCGAGCTCCTCTATCCGGAGCACCTGCGCCGCCATCTGGCCGACCTTTTGGAGTGGAAAAACCTGACCCTTGAGAAGGTATATGGGGCCAAGCCCTATACCATGGAGGATCTGGAGCGGTGGATCGCTGAGTACGGCGAGAAGATCCGCCCCTATGTCTGCGACACAGGCGCGTTTTTGCGCAAGGCCCAGGAAGAGGGGAAGAAGGTCCTCTTTGAGGCCCAGTTAGGCGCCCTGCGGGACCTGGACTACGGCATCTACCCCTATACCACCTCCTCCAACGCCATCGCGGCCTATGCCCCCGTGGGGTCCGGACTGCCCTCGGCAAGGATTGAGGAGGTCATCGGTGTGGTGAAGGCCTATTCCACCTGCGTGGGAGAGGGCCCCTTCACCGCCGAGTGGTTCGGCGACGAGGCGGAGGAGCTGCGCAAGGCCGGCGGCGAGTACGGCGCCAAGACTGGCCGGCCCCGCCGTGTGGGCCCCATCGACCTGGTGGCCACCCGTTACGGCGTGATGATGCAGGGGGCCACCAACATCGCCCTGACCAAGTTGGACGTACTCAGCTATATGAAGAAAATCCCCGTCTGCACCCACTATGTGGTGGACGGAAGAGAGACCGACGAGTTCCCCTTCCCGGCGCTGTTGGATGCGGCCAAGCCTGTGGTCGAGTATGTGGATGGCTGGCAGTGCGACATCTCCGGCGCCCGGAAGTGGGAGGACCTGCCGGAGGCCGCCCGGAAGTATGTGGAGTTCATTGAGTCCCGCATCGGGTGCCGCATCGGCTATGTGTCCGTGGGCCCGGAGCGGGAGTCCATCGTCATCCGCTGA